In the Natronolimnobius baerhuensis genome, one interval contains:
- a CDS encoding helix-turn-helix transcriptional regulator has product MTSTNSVATDVPVLIAGSPHIAAMFGIVALAVLGGVLAVRNRLSERTQLATQQDDHSDEFVTDRERVQQLVTDNGGRMKQSRIVDSVDWSKAKVSRLLAELEDDGQITKLRLGRENLVCLPGHEPTASKSPEQARQE; this is encoded by the coding sequence ATGACGAGCACTAATTCAGTCGCAACCGACGTTCCGGTGCTGATTGCGGGGAGTCCACACATCGCGGCGATGTTCGGCATTGTCGCACTCGCAGTGCTTGGCGGCGTCCTCGCCGTCCGAAACCGATTGAGTGAGCGCACGCAGTTGGCCACCCAGCAGGACGACCACAGCGACGAGTTCGTGACGGACCGAGAACGCGTCCAACAGCTCGTCACGGACAACGGTGGGCGAATGAAACAGTCACGGATCGTCGACTCCGTCGACTGGTCAAAAGCCAAAGTTAGTCGCCTGTTGGCCGAACTCGAGGATGACGGCCAGATTACGAAGCTTCGACTCGGTCGCGAGAACCTGGTCTGTCTCCCGGGTCACGAGCCAACGGCGTCGAAATCACCCGAACAGGCCCGACAAGAGTAG
- a CDS encoding DUF7282 domain-containing protein — MTTRNRVLAVFVALLMICSSGAMVAGAGATPGTAADEQDTAPADALTTVQEQDDDDPAEDSDELEPESEDNDAAADPPASVTFEEQATDGETVVVDDVTLEDGGFVVIHDSSLLVGNVLESVIGSSEYLEPGTHEDVEIPLETPPADDETLIAMAHLDTNDNEEFDFVETEGEDDTPYLFNDEPVTEQAVVTLEDDLDVDADEPEETEDTVDEELDETEDETAEEVDEDLNETEDEVEEPVEEDLNETEDEVEEEVEEDTDETEDEIEEPVDDAPEAVDDDRDVPMSVLIEQANIVVVGDHVADSDTETDAADDTDPADEAVNTDADTDNNEATNLEDADTNGLEDDLHSHHLDIEIEQATLTTIDAGADLPAEMDADAADSSEDATDDDAVAHEDDAAQTEQEENDLEDVDETGAEVTIGDATAFIVVDDVELPHTEDEAAADGHDAAEAGDDAVDNDEQVTVGQATIFVLATDIDAPLEDAALENGADDGAVDDAAAEDTAADADEGDNAAADDETQTDADHLQVTIEQATIVLVHDGHDVLEMDAVADDDATDDEELTDSEATTDADATDESADEAADSEPAVSDLELEVTVEQATVVALVGGMELPLTEQPAAETATESADEYAADDTESDAPTDAVAFTLSITIDELSVQSVTHADETETTETADADADETDDVDHSDDADQTDTSQPIDGEADGDTPAAGVAALQ, encoded by the coding sequence ATGACAACACGCAATCGGGTACTCGCTGTGTTCGTTGCACTGCTGATGATCTGTTCGAGCGGGGCGATGGTTGCCGGTGCCGGCGCGACACCCGGCACAGCCGCCGACGAGCAGGACACTGCACCAGCCGACGCACTCACGACCGTACAGGAACAGGACGATGACGACCCAGCCGAAGACTCGGACGAACTCGAGCCCGAGTCTGAAGACAATGACGCCGCCGCGGATCCGCCAGCCTCGGTGACGTTCGAGGAGCAAGCGACCGACGGTGAAACCGTCGTTGTCGACGACGTGACTCTCGAGGACGGCGGCTTCGTGGTGATCCACGATAGTAGCCTCCTCGTCGGGAACGTCCTCGAGAGCGTCATCGGTTCCTCCGAATATCTCGAGCCCGGCACGCACGAAGACGTCGAAATACCGCTCGAGACGCCACCAGCGGATGACGAGACGCTCATCGCGATGGCACACCTCGATACGAACGACAACGAGGAGTTCGACTTCGTCGAGACTGAGGGCGAGGACGATACGCCGTACCTGTTCAACGACGAGCCGGTCACCGAACAGGCAGTCGTCACGCTCGAGGATGACCTGGATGTGGATGCAGACGAGCCTGAAGAGACAGAGGATACGGTTGATGAGGAGCTAGACGAGACTGAGGATGAGACTGCAGAGGAAGTCGACGAGGACCTGAACGAGACCGAAGACGAGGTTGAGGAACCAGTTGAAGAAGATTTGAACGAGACCGAAGATGAGGTTGAGGAAGAAGTCGAAGAGGACACGGACGAAACTGAAGACGAGATTGAGGAGCCAGTTGACGACGCGCCTGAGGCGGTCGACGACGACCGCGATGTTCCGATGAGCGTCCTCATCGAGCAGGCGAACATCGTCGTTGTTGGTGACCACGTGGCTGACTCCGACACCGAAACCGACGCTGCTGACGACACAGACCCCGCAGACGAGGCAGTGAATACTGACGCAGACACCGACAACAACGAGGCGACCAACCTCGAGGATGCCGACACGAACGGACTCGAGGATGACCTACACAGCCACCACCTCGATATCGAAATCGAGCAGGCAACGCTCACGACAATCGATGCGGGAGCGGACCTGCCTGCGGAGATGGACGCTGATGCTGCAGACTCGAGCGAGGACGCGACCGATGACGACGCAGTCGCTCACGAGGACGATGCAGCACAGACTGAACAAGAGGAGAATGATCTCGAGGACGTAGATGAGACCGGTGCGGAAGTGACAATCGGCGATGCAACGGCGTTCATCGTCGTCGACGATGTTGAACTGCCACACACCGAAGACGAGGCTGCAGCCGACGGTCACGATGCTGCTGAAGCGGGTGACGACGCTGTTGACAACGATGAACAAGTAACGGTTGGCCAGGCGACGATCTTCGTGCTCGCAACGGACATCGACGCGCCACTCGAGGATGCTGCCCTCGAAAACGGTGCTGACGATGGTGCTGTCGACGACGCTGCAGCTGAAGACACTGCGGCTGACGCCGACGAAGGCGACAACGCCGCCGCAGACGATGAAACACAGACCGACGCTGACCACCTGCAGGTCACTATCGAACAGGCGACCATCGTCCTCGTCCACGACGGCCACGATGTCCTCGAGATGGACGCTGTGGCCGATGACGACGCTACTGACGACGAGGAACTGACTGACAGCGAAGCGACGACTGACGCGGACGCGACCGACGAATCAGCTGATGAGGCAGCCGACAGCGAGCCGGCAGTGTCTGACCTCGAACTCGAGGTAACGGTCGAACAGGCGACGGTAGTCGCGCTTGTTGGCGGGATGGAACTGCCGCTGACAGAGCAGCCTGCTGCTGAGACCGCCACTGAGTCGGCTGATGAGTACGCGGCCGATGACACGGAGTCGGACGCTCCGACTGACGCTGTCGCGTTCACGCTCTCGATTACCATCGACGAACTCTCCGTCCAGTCGGTGACACACGCTGACGAGACGGAAACAACAGAGACGGCTGATGCAGACGCCGACGAGACGGACGATGTCGATCACAGCGACGACGCTGACCAGACCGACACGTCACAGCCAATCGACGGCGAGGCTGACGGAGACACGCCTGCTGCTGGCGTCGCCGCGCTTCAGTAA
- a CDS encoding DUF7344 domain-containing protein → MSVQTSRSESLAESEVFHILGNDRRRAIVQLLARESGHVDVSDVATEIAETESDSGSVPNNLYKSVYVSLQQTHLPQLEEDGVIEYDSDAKTIQAGSHFDDVLVYIDGHTDNPSTFLQLHFAACVLGLAVIALIGLEIPLLSSVDPVLWSVFVLLAVAASSLYRLLA, encoded by the coding sequence ATGTCCGTCCAGACGAGTCGCTCCGAGTCGCTCGCAGAAAGCGAGGTGTTTCACATCCTCGGCAACGACAGGCGTCGTGCAATCGTCCAGCTCCTGGCACGCGAGTCAGGCCACGTCGATGTCTCCGACGTTGCAACCGAAATCGCCGAAACCGAATCCGACAGTGGGTCTGTTCCGAACAACCTCTATAAAAGCGTCTACGTCTCGCTACAACAGACACATCTCCCACAACTCGAGGAGGATGGTGTCATTGAGTACGATTCGGATGCCAAGACGATTCAGGCTGGCTCGCACTTCGACGACGTGCTCGTGTATATCGATGGCCACACCGACAACCCATCAACATTCTTACAACTTCATTTTGCCGCGTGTGTCCTTGGACTCGCAGTCATCGCACTTATCGGCCTCGAGATTCCGCTCCTCTCGAGTGTTGATCCCGTGCTGTGGAGTGTGTTCGTGTTGCTCGCCGTCGCTGCCAGTAGCCTCTATCGGCTGCTGGCCTGA